DNA from Solanum stenotomum isolate F172 chromosome 3, ASM1918654v1, whole genome shotgun sequence:
agagagtgggagagaggtgaattgtacaTATATATCCGttagtatatatgtatatgatatacatatgtatttgtatatttggcgAGTGAGATTggaagagggaggagagagacgagcgagaGAGAGCactaatttgtataattcacatcacgtttgtataatttgtggatacgtttgtataattcgcgtgTTTTAGTATAATTGAGTAACATAAAGTTcggaattatacaaatatgataaaactcgaaataacgaattgatacaaacataaacatatgaactttaaacagctatacaaattatattatacaaattacattatataaattatattatacaaaatccgaaaactacacgtttatacaaattttaaaaagttatacataaaaagattgaatgtatatggcgataaaactgaaaaatcaaatgaaatcattgtcatatacaaatacaaaccatcgtatacaaatacaaatcaaacgaaGAATTGCTagttgtgaattatacaaacgtgactattatacaaactcgaagtcagcccacgtaattaatgattaatgttagtcgcgagtgataattatagcaaactatagctatgatgactaattaagtagtataagtttgcttaaccgcgtagtttttccctttttaatatatactccatctgtccaacaatagttgtccactattacCTTGACACAcctcttaagaaactataaatagaaggataatttaataaatcaccctttgaatataataaatacaatgtcttgaaaaatgtaatcgaaaaatgactataattaatgataagggtcAATTAAGAACTAAGtataaaattatccattgatttcataaagtgaaAAAGTATCGTTGAacatcccaaaatagtatagtgaacaactattgttagacggagggagtatatataaaagagaatctTAGTTCCGCCTACGTGTCACCCTTAGAATTCAGgaatttacttttatatttacCTTTGTACTTTCAAgttttttactcttattttatttttacctttaaaCTCACTTCTCCAGCTCTTGTGTCCCTTAAGACTATTGTATTGCTTCGATTGTGATTCTTCAAAACTACCTATAAAATCAAGGAAAATCATACCCGTTGTTGTATCAAATTTCATTCATAATTTTTGTGGAACTTCACCAATtctttgaaaatctattttggatcttcaccaaaaaaataatgaaacaaaaCTATAATTTCCTTGTAGTTTTGTCCTCCATTCaacatttcaaaagaaaaattatttcaactgctcaattcttaaaaaaaaactaatcacAATCATGACAATTTTATGGTTCGTACCTATTTCTTGTGAGTGTTTTCCTTCTGTCATCACTTTGTCCAACAACTTACGTTAGTATTATATTCAATGATctgtaaaaaattatattttatgaatttcattgaaattatttttgtgtttttttattatgaGAACTAATTAAAAATTCTTGATGGAATCAGAATGGAGGAAGAGACAACAAAGAGGATAAATTCCGTCACAACTTGATAAGGTACTCATAcctaataatatattttactgGAATTGTATTAATCACATCTCCATAATATTGTCAAGTTTGGACGGTATAGAAAAATCAGAGtccttcgaaaaagtcacaatccatcaaaaaaaagtcataatccttcaatctaAAAATGTGTCTActtttagtatattttagggataagggtttgaaaaaaaccccaactttggtcgaatttgttgttgctatactaaactttcataaggacctattacctccctagactatttaataccgtattttttacccccctgaactatttaaaagtatattttaaaggtatatatgtgcccacgtggacacattactatttataagtttgcattattttttatgtccacgtgggcaaatatatatgtttaaaatacgatattaaatagtttagggaggtaataggtcctcatgaaagtttagtaacACAACatcaaatccgaccaaagttagggtatttttcagacccttaatAAATATagtatgaaatattttataggATTTGGGCTAAGACTTTTGATATTGAAACTTATCCAGCTTCTTTGAGATAATCAATAAATCGGACCAGTGGTCTATAAAGTTgcttaaaaatatatagtatgaaatataaaatatttactaaattGAGTCTTAAGAAGAACAATAACAgaaaacttaagaaaatttgTGGTTTAAAAATGTAAGAGAATTTTTATTGTTACACCCCATTTTAACCGGGTCAAAATAGTGTACAACATTTTGGTGATTCTAAAGTTAATAACTAAGTCaagaagtcgccacctaattattacggtgaattaggacacctaaattgattaaagttattttttaaagttaacttcattttaaggcctACTAAACTtaagattctaggtaagggttcaaCTAATCTAAAGGAAAGGGGTTAGGCATCCTTCAAGATCCATTAAAAATGGTTAACCGGCCGAacttagttaattaattaggctaagtgttaaaataaaatatagatttttgaaatactagagtagtaatataaatatgtaagtttcttaaatttgaaatttgaaaggtgATCTCATGAGTTGAAAACACTCTTTTTCTTGGCCAAAAATACCCAAAGTAAAAGATAGCgtagaaaataacttttatcCAAAAATGGTTTTGATCttgtaataaaatatattttttggaacTAATCAAATGCAGtaagatatttaaaatgtaTCAGTCCATCTATGGAAAACGTTTGAATTTacaaacaaagttaaaacaaataTCTTTGATTAGTTTACACTtatgaatgattaaaaatatcgtAGGTAACTAAAAAagcatttcttttctttttactatTAAGCCAGACTCTAGGGAATAAGTTGATTTTATTCATATTGTTAAACTAAGTGACTCACCAATAAAGTATTCAAATAGAGATCAAATATGCCTAGATTGTAAAATAAAGCAATCACAGCAAACCAAACAATTAAGCAAGCATAATGGTAAAGAATAGGCTAGACAACTAATTGGCTCTGGAAGTAGGAAAAGCAAGTAAGTGTTTTATCAAAGTAAGAATGGTCAATCCCATGTTCGGTTTATGCAAGCTCCGTGTGGCAATGGTGCCATTGAGTCTCATGGTGAGACTCTTCGGCTCCGGTATGTACATGTAAagataagaaagaaaatgagaattAGAGAGTTAGGAAAATCAACTGTAACAACTTCAAATAANtttatatttttctattttctacaCACTTAAGTGTTGACCTGTCATAAGAGGTGTTCTCACCTCCTCTAGGCGCGTTAGAAGGTGAATTTTGACGAAAATTTCCTCTTTCTTCAATAGTCATCTTCCCCAACCTTAAATAAACCATTGTTTCTTCTCCATAGCAACAAAGACCAAATTCTCATACTGGATTCACCATTGTTGATTTCACACAAACTTATAAACTCTCATGtaaaaaacttagaaaaaacAATCAATTCAATTAAAGATACAATGACATGTTTTTCAATCATCCAAAAATGAAATCTGGATCagatttgaataaataaataaattgggtTTACATCACATTCAATTGAACTCCCTAATGagaatgttttttttcctttttattgtaGATCCTTTAATTATCAATCTCAAATTTCAATTAATCAATGAAAGGATTTCAATGTCCATTGACCTCCATTACTGGCATTGCTAGTGCTTTCGTTTGTTCTCCCTCTTTTGCTGCTCGACCATCAGCCACCACTGTCGCCGCCTCCGGCGAAACCCAAACCACCAACAAAACCCCGTTCTCCTCTTCCCCTCTCCTCTTATCTCTCTCCCATTCCTAGACAACCACTATGAAGACCTACCTCTGTTCTCACAACAAGGTcgactacaacaacaacaacaacaacaacaaaaccttgCTGCTGCACTGCTCCAACTAGCGAGCTCCGGCAAAGCAAGCAAAAGTTCGACGTAGCAGCGATATGCACATAtacttttagattatttttcaatattctcCGACAAGCAAAACTCGAATATCGCTTGACAAGCTCCTGCTATCAATATTCATCTTTGTTCCTCACAATTCCATAGGAATTTGAAAGAATTGTGGGAAGAAGTTACCTTAGAGATTTGAAGAAATTGGGAGAGTATAGGAAAAAGTGGAAAGGAATtataaaaagattgaaaataataataaattaattgaattttcacCTGTAAAACGCGTGAAGTTCACAGGCCAACACATATCAAGTTATGGCTTTTAAGGGGTGCAATTATTACAgttttaaatagttcaggggggtaataggacattCGTAAAGTTAGAGTGTGTAGTTGAGATTGCGGATATAGGTTGAGGAggttttagaccattttctctgAGTTGAACTAATGAATAGGTGGGTCAATAATCCGGATTGAGTTTGATTTTGCCCACCTCTATAGTGGACCTACTATATATGCCCAAAAATTCTCACATATAAGTCTCGTCATGTTAGCTAAAGTGGATTTACCCTAAACTTTCTTTGATATTAAACCATTAAGTCTGTGCAACGTTTTGAGTAAGATTGTTGCTAAATTAATACTTGAATGCATTTGGAATTGAAATAATAAGATATCATGTTAAAGTTAAAGaaagtaaattaattttgaacagTGCTAAATCATACCAAAAGGAGAAATGTacttaaaaaacataaatacttttatataatttgatcAATTAACATACATATAGTAAAGtcaatatagaaaaaaatataaagctatagaaaaaataatctcCCCTAAAAATACTTTAATGACTACTATATTATGAATgctattatattgttgtgtaaaaaagaattatttataaaagtctaaattttttcaatattgtaatgatgttatatgattattttttcttaaaaaaaccCACGGATAACCAGCATTCGTTACAACCTCTACCCTTCGGGGAGTACTTTGTACGCATTGGGTAAAACCCCCACTGTGTAGCAGTCTGCAAACTACACAAGAGATGTAAAGCACACTATGCAAACCCTATATAACAAATCGACTAAAATGACATTGAGAAGGGATCATAGATAACCATCCTTCAAACCAGTTGATCACCCATATATCTTTCTTTTTAGGTGTTCATTTGACACcattcattaaattaaataacaataattagcGAAGTGACTGAAGTGTCAGAAACTGGTAATGCTCCATAAAGAaactatttttatattaattaaactaatCAGATTTAATCATTTGATTAATCACTCAGATTAACATATCATAGATGAGGACAACCTTTTGGCAAGATTTCTAATGAATTGTTATTAGTGGTTGGCTTTTTGCATAACCACAAAGATAGTGTGTACTTAATTACCTCTTAAAGTCTAAAGCACTTGAGAAAGCACGTTTTTTAGTGCCGTTAAAAACTTGAAAacctttatttcttcttttaagaagaaaaaaagaacattgtctatttatttatttattcaatacaACATTTTATCTTGAAAGAATATATCTCTTGATTCCACTTAAAAAGATGTACTATATACATTACTTTTTTCGAAGACATTATTTAATAGTGatgctaaaaaaatataaacgaATCTTGCCACTATATTGGCTAGTGAAGAAATTCAATGCATATAGCCATATACTAGTAGTTTAGGAGATTAACGAGTTTTTCTAGTGAAATCGATTTTTTTTTGGCAATCGCGATTTAAATTTTGTGAGAATTTTCATGAGATGGATGAATTCTTTTATTTCCGCGATCTAGCCATTATTTGTTTCCCACAAGAAATGTtaggaaaattgaaaaagaataattaCCAAAGCTTTTATTCTTTTCGCTATATAATTCCACTATCGAAATACCACAAGAGAAAGAATTAATTGTTTGGACAAACTTTAAAATTAGCTTATTtagaaaatacatttttttaaaaagcagtTTTGTTGAGAAACAGTTTAacatttgataaataaattttaaaaacacttttaagCAATAATTTATAAGTGcttctaaatataaatatatttttcttttaaaaaaagtacttatagaaaaaaactattttatttagcttttaaaaaatagtttctaCTACTCTTTCCAGTActtattttctctcaaaaatttgaccaaacaccttatttttttaaaataagcattttttgaaaaaataaataatccaaTTTTGAACAAAAACAAGTTTAGCCAAATGAAAAATCGAATTCGAATCGAAAAGTCAATTCTATACTCAAAGCTCAATTTCGAAAACTTACTACTGCACCAACCCATGTTGATAGAATTTCGATATCTTAAATTAGTTATAATGGTAAGAGGACAAAATACTAGTAGTGGGTAGTGGCTAAGATCAAAACTGGTCCTTGTTGATGAGTTAGTTATTAgagatatataatatatgatagaAAAAAGTGGGGAGCAACTGTTAATTTCAGAGAAATGAGGACATTACCATGTTTGGAAAAATAACCCAAAAATAGTTGTACAACTCTTTTCATGCACTTGGACTGACGTTACAATTTATGCCCATATCTGTAAACTATATATGTCAGCTAACATGTGGAATCTGGACCCTATCATTTACTACTCATCTCATAATGCAAATTTTTCCTAAACTTTATAATACTACAAAATTCATTGTATTCAACTATTACCCTTCTttctaatttaatatttatgtcatATGAAACCAACTTTTGTAGTTTGTTTCCATTtcaacatattatatatatacagaaAGTTACAtatttttcacttcctttttgTCAAacttagtgttttttttttttaatatatttttcaacataGAAGAAGAAGCTATATGCGCTTAAGCAAATTGAAATTGTATGTGGGGTTCTACCTCGGCCTCTGACTTTATAAGTTATTATGGATTAAAATGACTTCAGTTAAAATGATTTGAGTTAATAGTGTACCTAAGTGAGAGATGTACATTTTGAAATAGATGAGCTAAAAGGATCATAGCCCAACACtataaaattctaaatatgttttttcttttcataatttgatcatgtcaaaTCTAATACTCTACATAACGTTACTATACCAAGTAAAAAAGTTATAGCGTTTTTTCTAAACATTGACTCATTATTTAAGTACACCTAGCTAATAAAGTATAGATAATAGAAATTGACATAAATGGTTAATAATGTATATTTAATTGTGTAACttgccaaaataaaaaaaattactttcttcatttaaatttatttataaaataatataatttttctttttttaacaaCTCTTCAATGTTAATTTTGCATATTATAACAATgcaaaatgagaaaatattttaatacatttaacaTATCTTAAAACTTAGAcatgtaatatattttttaaatttcttattaaatcaaaattagatGAATTAAAACGGAGGAAGTAAGAAGGAAACAAAGCACTAAATAACGGAGAGAAACGGGAAACACCCTCTTATACAAAAAAAACCAAATTCCCTGGAATAAAGGCAAAGAGCGTTACGCGTGCGAACAACACTTACACGTGCACAAACGGCCGTTATCATTGTCGTGTCCAGTGAACATTCCGTCACTTTCTTGCTCCACCGTTTCTGGTCCCACCCACCGCCACCACCGCTTTTCCGTTAAATGTCTTcgaattattttctttattataataatttcagCTATTATTAATCAATccaacagaaaaagaaaaaagaaaaaaaagagcagcaattatcttttttttcatttttttatttctcactcGCTAGCTGTcgaatatttatattaaagttcTATTATTGTTTTAAATTTGCTATTTGATAGGACTCAAACTCCATTAAGAGAGAAACCATCTAATCCATAACTAGCCATTATCAATTCGTCTCCTTTTCCAAATTCCAATTTCTCTCGTCTCTCAGAGAGACATGAGAATAAAATAGTGAGTGAGTGagtgagagagaaagagaacaGCTGTCTGTTTCTGAGATTCGAAGTGGAAGGGTCCTCAAAGCAAAAATGTCCTAACTAACAAAACTTGCCCACTGAAACTTGATAAATACATATGCTGTTTACTGCTTTACATTTATTAGTTTCATGGGTTTCTAACTAATTCATTCCTCCCcactttgtttttttccttttgcaaAACTCAGTAAGTTCCTTTATCTCttgcttccttttttttttttatgttgaattttttgCTATTGTATCTGTATGAAGTTTGTTGATTCTGCAAGTTTTTAGTTTAAGGATAGACATTCTGCAAGTTGGTAGGCCTGAAAACCCAGAAATTCgcctgattttttttttccgttTCATGAATTGCTATTAGGTCTATTTGCTGCTTTCTAGATAGAATCATTTGCCTTTTAGTTTCAATTGAGtaagatgattttttttcccCTGTTATAACTGTGGAATCATATCTATCAGGATAAGGATAATTTGCCTCCAATAATTCATCATCTATAGAGATGAGATAACACAGGAGAGAATTTTCTTACCCTGCTGATGCcacttttaaagtttaaacccTTCTTCCTCTGAGataatttcaagttaaatttattcaaaaatctagtttttttttttctaaattgaagGGGAAAAAGTGCTCAGGTTATTAATCAATGTTCACAACTTTAAAAGTAAGGGTTTTTTTAGGAATTTGTTATTCTAACagttgttttcttgattttttaaaattgagtgGAGCCCGCAGGTGACTGATAATTTGGCTTGAATAATTAGCCTGTAAGAAAATCAAATGAGGTTTTATCATTTAGTTGGATGTTTCAAGTTGTGAGAACTTTCAAATACTTCCACAAACTGTGAAATGGAGAAGTGTTTTAACCAGAGAATGTCTTGATTTAAAACTTTATGTTGATAATTACATCATCTTTTCTGTGTTATATGGTTGCATTGTGAATTATTGAGTTAAATAGCTCTGAGTCATGGAGGGTATATGTTACCTGAATTCAATCTGTTGATAATCCAATGCAAGAAAGTAGTTACATTGAGAAAAAAAGAGGCAAATTGGGAGGAGGAAGTTTATTTGGTGTGGAATATATTTGCCAAAGTAGGGAAAAGCTTCCCATGGAAGCATCCTGCATCACATGTTCGGAAAAATTTCCCATTGAAAACTGTTTGTAGGGGTTACAAGTTACAAGTGTTTACACAATAAGAAAACTCATGAAAGGTAgttatgttttttgtttttctttcttaatgAATCCAAACTCATCCATGGTGGTAATCCTTTTACCCTTTTCTCTTCCCACAGAATCCCCTAATTAGATGTCCTAAAGGAGTAAAACCTGCTGTTTCTCTGCCCTTGCATATTGTAGTGTTATGGCTTTCAGTTATACTAGATTTTAAATGACCAGGAACTCCAATAGTGATGTCTTAGCTCATTAATAATTGTTTTTGTGAACAATTTTGAATTGACTTTCacctatttttctttgtttgaagGACCATAAATCTTTTGATTTGACTTCCATGTTTTTATGTTGATCACTTATTATATATCTGTAGGAATACTATATGCTTGCTTTGTCTAGTGTTTGGAGACAACAAAGCTTACTGTTCAGTCAGTTGATGTTTGCACTCTATTGAAAGATGTTGTGCTTGTAGATGTGGTATTCTTACTGGAATAtctacaaaatttaaattctgatCTGATTatttgtcataatttttttaaggacATTATCTTTGGCTTTGGTTTTGCAGGTTAGCTGTGATTGTCCGACCCCTGTGCATATCAAGTGTCATGTTGGAGGAATCATATCATGTTTCAAGGGACTTGCCTTGTGCGTGCGAGCAAGCGAGCAAGTGGATATACTATGCTTTCCAAGTTATTGAACACTCAAAGGGAAAGCGTCCTTTGGAGGATGTAGCAGACATTGGTTTGAGAAAATCATCCAAGCTGCTTGATGCCCAAGAGAAGGAGGAAGCCGTGCAGTGCCTTCACGATCTTTCGCTCTGTCAAGAAGAACACTCAGATAAGCAGCATGAGAGTGACACTCACTCTGATTCAAGCTCTTTAATCCACCAAATTGGGCGAGACCTTTCAGTAAATTGCCTGCTTCATTGCTCAAGGTCAGATTATGGGTCAATTGCTTCATTGAACCAGAGCTTTAGGTCTTTAATTCAGAGTGGAGAACTGTATAGGCTGAGGAGACAGATGGGTATTGTAGAACATTGGGTTTATTTCTCTTGCAACCTCCTTGAGTGGGAGGCCTTTGATCCCATTCGCTCTAGGTGGATGCATTTGCCAGCGATGACATCAAATGAATGCTTCATGTGTTCTGACAAGGAATCACTGGCAGTTGGTACTGAGCTTCTTGTCTTTGGAAAGGAAATAGAGTCCCATGTCATCTACAAATACAGCATCCTGACCAACTCATGGTCATCGGGGATGAAGACAAACACACCTAGGTGCCTCTTTGGCTCTGGAAGCCTCGGGGAAATTGCAATTGTAGCAGGCGGTTGTGACTCAAGGGGCAATATACTAAGCTCTGCTGAGCTTTATAATTCAGAAACAGGAACATGGGAGACTCTGCCAAGCATGAATAAACCAAGAAAATTGTGTTCTGGAGTT
Protein-coding regions in this window:
- the LOC125858490 gene encoding F-box/kelch-repeat protein At1g74510-like isoform X2, which gives rise to MLEESYHVSRDLPCACEQASKWIYYAFQVIEHSKGKRPLEDVADIGLRKSSKLLDAQEKEEAVQCLHDLSLCQEEHSDKQHESDTHSDSSSLIHQIGRDLSVNCLLHCSRSDYGSIASLNQSFRSLIQSGELYRLRRQMGIVEHWVYFSCNLLEWEAFDPIRSRWMHLPAMTSNECFMCSDKESLAVGTELLVFGKEIESHVIYKYSILTNSWSSGMKTNTPRCLFGSGSLGEIAIVAGGCDSRGNILSSAELYNSETGTWETLPSMNKPRKLCSGVFLDGKFHIIGGVGVGNSNVLTCGEVYDFKARSWTEVPDMFPARNRGAGANDAPAIAKAPPLLAVVKNELYAAYYAENEVWKYDKQRNLWITIGRLPEQATSMNGWGLAFRACGDQLIVIGGPRALNGRFIEINSWEPTEGAPNWNLLGRKHSGSFVYNCAVMGC
- the LOC125858490 gene encoding F-box/kelch-repeat protein At1g74510-like isoform X1 translates to MWLAVIVRPLCISSVMLEESYHVSRDLPCACEQASKWIYYAFQVIEHSKGKRPLEDVADIGLRKSSKLLDAQEKEEAVQCLHDLSLCQEEHSDKQHESDTHSDSSSLIHQIGRDLSVNCLLHCSRSDYGSIASLNQSFRSLIQSGELYRLRRQMGIVEHWVYFSCNLLEWEAFDPIRSRWMHLPAMTSNECFMCSDKESLAVGTELLVFGKEIESHVIYKYSILTNSWSSGMKTNTPRCLFGSGSLGEIAIVAGGCDSRGNILSSAELYNSETGTWETLPSMNKPRKLCSGVFLDGKFHIIGGVGVGNSNVLTCGEVYDFKARSWTEVPDMFPARNRGAGANDAPAIAKAPPLLAVVKNELYAAYYAENEVWKYDKQRNLWITIGRLPEQATSMNGWGLAFRACGDQLIVIGGPRALNGRFIEINSWEPTEGAPNWNLLGRKHSGSFVYNCAVMGC